Proteins co-encoded in one Kamptonema formosum PCC 6407 genomic window:
- a CDS encoding phosphoglucomutase/phosphomannomutase family protein, with protein MSVSRNTKSNIRFGTDGWRGIIAEDFTFANVRKVTRAIASYLESAYTKDRPVLIGYDTRFLADQFARTAAEVLAELGWNIKVAERDCPTPVIAYSAKYLNSAGALMFTASHNPAPYCGIKYIPDYAGPATPEITDTISVHIAEAADGEPLGKISDKISTFDPKPDYLKFLYTLIDIEQIRSANLKVKYDALYSTSRGYLDTVLEHCGCEIETFHCWRDVLFGGGMPEAKGEQLECLVEAVKKDAADLGLATDGDSDRFGIVDEKGNILAPNSVLLLLARHLIKNRGKTGAIVRTVATTHLLDNFAAKYDLEIYETPVGFKYIGAKMRETAVLIGGEESGGLSVLGHIPEKDGILAGMLVAEAIAIEGKPLSQLVEEAVTEAGGPLYEKRIDFHLNDAYKAAIIQYFTRNPPTDIAGVKVKKVGYKDGIKLYLEDGGWVLMRPSGTEPLWRVYLETESVEKQAQIVQEIENIINQLEPT; from the coding sequence ATGAGTGTGAGTAGGAATACTAAAAGCAATATTAGATTCGGGACTGACGGGTGGCGGGGGATTATTGCCGAGGACTTTACCTTCGCCAACGTGCGGAAGGTGACGCGGGCGATCGCCAGCTATCTAGAAAGTGCTTATACTAAAGATCGCCCAGTTTTAATCGGCTACGATACCCGCTTTCTTGCTGACCAGTTTGCTCGCACTGCCGCTGAAGTCCTAGCAGAGTTAGGATGGAATATCAAGGTGGCGGAGCGAGATTGTCCTACGCCAGTCATTGCTTACAGCGCCAAATATTTAAACTCTGCTGGGGCCTTAATGTTCACGGCAAGTCATAACCCTGCACCCTACTGTGGTATTAAGTATATTCCTGACTACGCAGGCCCCGCGACACCAGAAATTACCGATACGATTTCGGTGCATATTGCGGAGGCTGCTGATGGAGAGCCTTTAGGCAAAATTAGCGATAAAATCTCTACCTTTGACCCGAAACCAGATTATTTAAAATTTCTTTACACGCTGATAGATATAGAGCAAATTCGTTCTGCTAACTTGAAAGTGAAGTATGATGCTCTCTACTCAACTTCTCGCGGTTATTTGGATACAGTTTTGGAACACTGCGGGTGTGAAATCGAGACTTTCCATTGCTGGCGAGATGTGCTATTTGGCGGTGGGATGCCGGAAGCAAAGGGAGAGCAATTAGAATGCTTAGTAGAGGCTGTAAAGAAAGATGCAGCGGATTTGGGTTTGGCGACAGATGGAGATAGCGATCGCTTTGGTATAGTTGATGAGAAGGGAAATATCCTCGCTCCGAACTCAGTATTACTGCTACTAGCACGGCACTTAATTAAGAATAGGGGCAAAACGGGCGCGATCGTTCGTACAGTTGCAACTACCCACCTGCTAGACAATTTCGCTGCTAAGTACGATTTAGAAATTTACGAAACGCCAGTAGGTTTCAAATACATCGGCGCTAAAATGCGGGAAACAGCCGTACTCATTGGCGGCGAAGAATCTGGAGGTTTGAGCGTATTGGGTCATATTCCTGAGAAAGATGGCATCTTAGCTGGTATGCTGGTAGCAGAAGCGATCGCGATCGAAGGCAAACCCTTATCTCAGCTAGTAGAAGAAGCTGTCACAGAAGCAGGTGGCCCCTTATACGAAAAGCGGATCGATTTTCACCTCAATGACGCTTACAAAGCCGCAATTATCCAATACTTCACACGCAATCCCCCGACAGACATCGCCGGAGTTAAAGTTAAAAAAGTAGGATATAAAGACGGGATTAAACTGTATTTGGAAGATGGCGGGTGGGTGCTGATGCGCCCTTCCGGGACTGAACCTCTCTGGCGAGTTTATCTAGAAACCGAATCTGTGGAAAAACAAGCGCAAATTGTCCAAGAGATAGAAAATATTATCAACCAATTAGAACCAACATGA
- the bchM gene encoding magnesium protoporphyrin IX methyltransferase: MNAADDKNIVREYFNSTGFDRWQRIYGDGKVNKVQLDIRTGHQQTVDTVLEWLVADGNLPGLLVCDAGCGVGSLSIPLAEAGAIVYASDISEKMVAEAYERANAVPGKANNVTFTAQDLEALSGQYHTVICLDVLIHYPQEQAEGMISHLSSMAESRVIVSFAPKTLALTALKKIGEFFPGPSKTTRAYQHRETDIIKILESNGFTIRRQGMTSTSFYYSRILEAVRH, translated from the coding sequence ATGAACGCAGCCGACGACAAAAATATTGTCAGGGAATATTTTAACTCTACTGGCTTCGATCGCTGGCAGCGAATTTACGGCGACGGTAAAGTGAATAAAGTTCAACTTGATATCCGCACAGGACATCAGCAGACTGTTGATACAGTGCTAGAATGGCTCGTCGCTGATGGCAATTTGCCGGGTCTGTTAGTTTGTGATGCTGGTTGTGGCGTGGGTAGTCTCAGTATTCCCTTAGCTGAAGCTGGAGCAATTGTCTATGCTAGCGATATCTCTGAAAAGATGGTAGCAGAAGCCTATGAAAGAGCTAATGCTGTTCCGGGAAAGGCTAATAATGTCACCTTTACGGCTCAAGATTTGGAGGCTTTGAGTGGTCAATACCATACAGTTATCTGTCTGGATGTGCTGATTCACTACCCTCAAGAACAAGCTGAGGGGATGATTAGTCATCTAAGTTCTATGGCCGAGTCGCGAGTAATTGTCAGTTTTGCCCCGAAAACTTTAGCCTTAACTGCTCTCAAGAAAATTGGGGAATTTTTTCCAGGGCCAAGTAAAACTACCCGCGCCTATCAACATCGGGAAACTGATATTATCAAGATTCTAGAAAGCAATGGTTTTACAATTCGGCGGCAGGGAATGACTAGCACTAGCTTTTATTATTCTCGCATACTCGAAGCTGTGCGGCACTAG
- a CDS encoding lipopolysaccharide assembly protein LapA domain-containing protein, whose translation MKTIPHLLISVVVATSVSAIAILSVQNATPVSLNFLFFQSIEIPVGVVLALSATAGILGGAILQPMWSIPGGSGGAGGQGSRGAGEQGSRGDGN comes from the coding sequence ATGAAAACTATTCCCCATCTTCTCATTAGTGTAGTTGTAGCTACCTCAGTAAGCGCGATCGCAATTTTATCAGTGCAGAATGCCACCCCAGTATCCTTAAACTTCCTCTTTTTCCAATCAATTGAAATTCCGGTAGGAGTAGTATTAGCTTTGAGCGCGACAGCAGGAATATTAGGCGGCGCAATCCTCCAACCTATGTGGAGCATCCCTGGGGGGAGCGGGGGAGCAGGGGGGCAGGGGAGCAGGGGAGCAGGGGAGCAGGGGAGCAGGGGAGATGGTAATTAG
- a CDS encoding pentapeptide repeat-containing protein, whose amino-acid sequence MASPTVRSDINQSNPSWQVRRELPLMVRRCGAWAVEVSLIVASSLVPFTIGTLANNAIKSVPLNPAVAATSEAIAQTLAIPIRDRNPRVTPLTNLFWSGALIAPIAVAGWQLYLLAKKGQTSPKRWFGVKVISESGAAPGILRALARESLGRWGIPVGIAYTLWRISGAFPDLVILMGMSGLMLLGDGLATKFDPKRRTGHDRLAGTFVTDAGALSSNTTNPFMGQDWSDEDAAIAALVLTPEASADGSRGLWAWMRQHPGLTLLIVTILGMTSVLGTFIGTQIYIQSQANLRDFKQRDDKVFLALVNKLSPMSPNGIAERRAAILALGVVEDSRAIPLLADLLGQEENPTLVDSIQQALVSAGLKTLPYLQRLNQALSNDLDSMRYGGNAKERQLAAIRQRATQRAIAKILTVNRGKLNNIDLSRTDLSQTASGSAQFTLVLDKGDLSGINLRSTNLTNAILPGIRFYGAGADARFGTFDDWRADLSGANFEGANLTGAFLNNITMNRTNFLRSTLNKANLSYSILSGANFSSAKLIGADLRQALLQDATFTGADLGSANLSRTNLEGARLGQVKAQGALFPETNLRKSDWQGADLSGADLSKANLQNADLTSVKLASANLSNTQLQDANFRNADVSLVNFRGANVTGANFKGAMFVTGKQNRPDQFIQSPPVNSKSGRLQGVDFTEAKNLEASQVAYICLQGGIHPRCPQKN is encoded by the coding sequence AAGTATCATTAATTGTTGCTAGTTCCTTAGTTCCATTTACGATCGGAACATTGGCTAATAATGCAATCAAGAGTGTACCTCTCAACCCCGCAGTCGCCGCCACATCCGAAGCGATCGCACAAACTTTAGCAATTCCGATCCGCGATCGCAACCCGCGAGTCACTCCCCTAACTAATTTATTCTGGTCTGGCGCACTTATAGCCCCCATAGCTGTAGCTGGATGGCAACTATATTTACTCGCTAAAAAAGGTCAAACTTCCCCCAAGCGCTGGTTTGGTGTCAAAGTCATCTCGGAGTCGGGTGCAGCACCGGGGATACTACGCGCCTTGGCCCGCGAAAGTTTGGGACGTTGGGGAATACCAGTCGGCATTGCTTACACATTATGGCGCATCAGTGGTGCTTTTCCCGATTTAGTCATTTTAATGGGAATGAGTGGCTTAATGCTGCTAGGAGACGGCTTAGCGACTAAATTTGATCCAAAACGGCGCACAGGACATGATCGTTTAGCGGGTACTTTTGTCACCGATGCCGGAGCATTATCAAGTAATACGACAAATCCCTTTATGGGGCAAGATTGGAGTGATGAAGATGCTGCGATCGCGGCCCTGGTCTTAACACCAGAAGCTTCAGCAGATGGGAGTCGCGGCCTTTGGGCCTGGATGCGCCAACACCCCGGACTAACTCTACTAATAGTTACTATTCTGGGTATGACCTCAGTTTTGGGAACCTTTATCGGCACCCAAATTTACATTCAAAGTCAGGCAAATTTGCGGGATTTCAAACAGCGCGACGACAAAGTATTTCTAGCTTTAGTTAACAAATTATCCCCAATGTCGCCCAATGGCATAGCCGAACGACGGGCAGCAATTTTAGCTTTAGGTGTAGTCGAAGATTCCCGCGCCATACCATTATTAGCAGATCTGCTTGGTCAAGAAGAAAATCCCACTCTCGTTGATTCAATTCAGCAAGCTTTAGTGAGTGCGGGGCTGAAAACCTTACCTTATTTGCAGAGGTTAAATCAAGCCCTTAGCAATGACTTAGATTCTATGCGCTACGGCGGAAATGCCAAAGAACGACAGTTAGCTGCTATTCGGCAAAGGGCTACTCAGAGAGCGATAGCCAAAATTCTCACCGTGAATCGAGGGAAACTTAATAATATCGATCTCAGCCGCACAGATTTAAGTCAAACTGCTTCTGGCTCCGCTCAATTCACTTTAGTATTAGACAAAGGCGACCTATCAGGAATTAACTTAAGAAGCACCAATCTTACTAATGCTATCCTACCAGGTATCCGCTTTTACGGAGCGGGAGCAGATGCTCGTTTTGGTACTTTTGATGACTGGAGAGCAGATTTGAGTGGCGCTAATTTTGAAGGTGCAAATCTCACTGGTGCATTCTTGAATAATATAACGATGAACCGCACTAATTTTCTACGCTCAACTCTGAACAAAGCTAATTTATCTTATAGTATTTTGAGCGGAGCTAACTTCAGCAGTGCCAAGTTAATTGGAGCAGATTTGCGGCAAGCTTTATTACAAGATGCCACTTTCACAGGTGCGGATTTAGGAAGTGCAAATTTGTCGCGCACGAATTTGGAGGGTGCGCGTTTAGGACAAGTTAAAGCTCAAGGCGCTCTATTTCCAGAGACAAACTTGAGAAAATCCGATTGGCAAGGTGCAGATTTATCGGGAGCAGATTTGAGCAAAGCCAATCTCCAAAATGCAGATCTGACTTCAGTCAAACTTGCTAGTGCAAATTTAAGCAATACTCAACTGCAAGATGCTAATTTTCGGAATGCAGATGTAAGTTTAGTCAATTTCCGAGGTGCTAATGTTACAGGAGCTAACTTTAAAGGGGCAATGTTTGTGACAGGAAAGCAAAATCGACCCGATCAATTTATTCAAAGTCCACCTGTTAATTCTAAATCAGGGCGTTTACAAGGAGTTGATTTTACAGAGGCTAAAAATTTAGAGGCCAGTCAAGTAGCTTATATTTGCTTGCAGGGAGGGATTCATCCCCGTTGTCCCCAGAAAAATTAA